The proteins below are encoded in one region of Geoalkalibacter ferrihydriticus DSM 17813:
- a CDS encoding PaaI family thioesterase — MDSNPTPDFDTRQKPDWSPFDAPALVGKSLRFVSGDPHGKRFRLRYFRDGKNDLVALAWFGEETEGPPGHAHGGSMAAVLDEVLGLAAWAAGHPIVVGNLNIHFRKLLPLEVVTQVETEIVSVKGRKVLVRGRLTDGHDGLYAEADCLCIRIL, encoded by the coding sequence ATGGACTCAAACCCAACCCCTGATTTCGATACGCGACAAAAGCCCGATTGGTCGCCTTTCGACGCGCCCGCGCTGGTGGGCAAGTCCCTGCGTTTCGTCAGCGGCGATCCGCATGGCAAGCGCTTTCGCCTGCGCTATTTTCGCGACGGCAAGAATGACCTGGTGGCCCTGGCCTGGTTCGGCGAAGAGACCGAAGGGCCACCTGGCCATGCCCACGGCGGCAGCATGGCGGCCGTCCTCGACGAGGTGCTGGGCCTGGCGGCCTGGGCGGCCGGGCACCCCATCGTGGTAGGCAACCTCAATATTCACTTTCGCAAGCTGTTGCCGCTGGAAGTGGTGACGCAGGTCGAAACGGAGATCGTCTCGGTCAAGGGGCGCAAAGTCCTGGTGCGCGGTCGCTTGACCGATGGTCATGATGGCCTCTACGCCGAAGCTGATTGTCTGTGTATCCGGATTCTCTGA
- a CDS encoding small multi-drug export protein: MSENKSKQPSHENEESYPEFDDQRQPQLTFLWFLTLVGPFVLSAGLLVTLYFIHGWNYVQALLLAAMAVFFFFGRFVILGGSAGGMEEATRFFTSGELALLVFYMDSMVACLLAFHIGFLFRLPYLGTKLRILMDDGKFILQSHPWMKRATFAGIVTFCVFPLAATGSVGGSIFGRLLGMSRLGTFFGVVTGSALGCSLMYFGASLINRYLDRDNPWLVIGGIVFVVLAILLLNHRYRKMKAQWYATQVKAPECQP; this comes from the coding sequence TTGTCTGAAAACAAATCCAAACAACCCTCTCACGAAAACGAAGAGTCTTATCCCGAGTTCGACGACCAGCGGCAGCCGCAATTGACCTTTCTGTGGTTTCTAACCCTGGTGGGCCCTTTCGTCCTGTCAGCCGGCCTGCTGGTCACCCTCTACTTCATCCATGGCTGGAATTATGTACAGGCCCTGCTGCTCGCGGCCATGGCGGTGTTTTTTTTCTTCGGCCGCTTCGTCATTTTGGGTGGCAGTGCCGGAGGCATGGAGGAAGCGACGCGCTTTTTCACCTCGGGCGAACTGGCGCTGCTGGTTTTCTACATGGACTCCATGGTCGCCTGCCTGCTGGCGTTTCACATCGGCTTTCTGTTTCGCCTGCCCTATCTCGGCACCAAGCTACGCATTCTCATGGATGACGGAAAATTCATCCTGCAGTCCCATCCCTGGATGAAACGCGCCACCTTCGCCGGTATCGTGACCTTCTGCGTTTTTCCCCTGGCCGCCACCGGCAGCGTCGGCGGCTCGATTTTCGGTCGACTGCTGGGCATGTCGCGCCTGGGCACCTTTTTCGGTGTCGTCACCGGCAGCGCCCTGGGCTGCTCGCTGATGTATTTCGGCGCCTCGCTGATCAACCGCTACCTTGATCGCGACAATCCCTGGCTGGTCATCGGCGGCATCGTTTTCGTGGTCCTGGCAATCCTGCTGCTCAACCACCGCTACCGCAAAATGAAGGCCCAGTGGTATGCCACGCAGGTTAAAGCTCCAGAGTGCCAACCCTGA
- a CDS encoding HD domain-containing protein, giving the protein MIDAVRLLETYYAPESSAYSILLGHSRAVAAMAVRIARRLGSEVDAVFVEEAALLHDIGICATHAPQIGCRGTLPYICHGLEGRKLLEKEGLPCHALVCERHIGVGLSAAEIRDQGLPLPVRDMLPLSLEEQIITYADLFFSKNPRQVPGVKTVEQVRKALLRHGPDKVAIFDGWHTRFGG; this is encoded by the coding sequence ATGATTGATGCCGTACGTTTGCTGGAGACATATTATGCGCCGGAATCGTCTGCTTATTCCATTCTTCTCGGCCACAGTCGGGCGGTGGCCGCAATGGCAGTGCGTATTGCCCGCCGATTGGGAAGCGAAGTCGATGCCGTTTTTGTCGAAGAGGCGGCGCTGCTGCACGACATCGGGATTTGCGCAACCCATGCCCCGCAAATCGGTTGCCGGGGCACTCTGCCCTATATCTGTCATGGCCTTGAGGGGCGCAAGCTGCTTGAAAAAGAAGGTCTGCCTTGCCATGCCCTGGTCTGCGAGCGGCATATCGGCGTGGGCCTGAGTGCCGCAGAGATCCGCGACCAGGGCCTGCCTCTGCCTGTGCGCGACATGCTGCCGTTGTCTCTTGAAGAGCAGATCATAACCTATGCCGACCTGTTTTTCAGCAAAAACCCTCGTCAAGTGCCCGGCGTCAAAACAGTGGAGCAGGTCCGCAAAGCCCTGCTGCGCCATGGCCCGGACAAGGTTGCGATCTTCGATGGTTGGCACACACGTTTCGGCGGCTAA
- the uvrC gene encoding excinuclease ABC subunit UvrC: MTLLDQNIDLKRFPTTPGVYLMFGDQDVILYVGKAKNLRARLRSYFSAAGDGRGQIPFLMNKVRRIETIVTDTEKEALILENTLIKKHRPRYNINLRDDKTYLSLRLDLREEFPLLQTVRKVRRDGALYFGPYASGSAVRETLKEIYRIFPLRHYPVETCRRRGRPCLFYQIGQCSAPCHGRISREDYRQLVQGVIALLAGRETEVVGVLRERMATAANELRYEEAARLRDQIRAIEATVERQKVVGEGGGDQDVIGLHREGGEIEIALLFIREGKLIGRRSYLQPWCLEDDELLSSFLREYYARDVVIPGQVLVPLALSDAATLEEWLSERRGRKVQIITPQRGDKLHLVDLAARNAAESFRERGSRRTARREVLADIQERLHLQRLPQRMECFDISNVQGSHSVGSMAVLMEGEPAPAAYRRFRIRTVEGADDYASLREVLLRRLRRGLEEDELPDFILIDGGRGQLGVLTAVLEELGLEGRIDAAGIAKSRVVANMQGKMVERSEERLFVPGRKNPVLLRGGSPTLFLLERLRDEAHRFAIGYHRKLRSRATIRSALENVPGIGPERRKALLSHFGSVRKLRQAGLEDIAAMPGLPRSVAEDLYQYLKDSDGD; this comes from the coding sequence ATGACCCTACTTGATCAGAACATCGATTTGAAACGCTTTCCCACAACCCCCGGGGTCTACCTGATGTTTGGTGACCAGGATGTGATTCTCTACGTGGGCAAAGCCAAAAATCTTCGTGCCCGTTTGCGCAGCTATTTTTCCGCAGCCGGTGATGGGCGCGGCCAGATCCCTTTTCTCATGAATAAGGTCCGCCGCATTGAAACCATTGTCACCGACACGGAAAAAGAGGCACTGATTCTTGAAAACACCCTGATCAAGAAACATCGTCCGCGCTACAACATCAACCTGCGCGACGACAAAACCTATCTGTCGCTCCGCCTGGACCTGCGTGAGGAGTTTCCTTTACTGCAGACGGTGCGTAAGGTTCGTCGGGACGGCGCGCTCTATTTCGGACCCTATGCCTCGGGCTCGGCGGTGCGTGAAACCCTCAAGGAAATCTATCGCATCTTTCCTTTGCGCCATTATCCTGTGGAGACCTGCCGTCGCCGCGGGCGGCCTTGCTTGTTTTACCAGATTGGACAATGCAGCGCGCCCTGTCATGGACGCATCAGCCGCGAGGATTACCGGCAATTGGTGCAGGGGGTGATTGCTCTGCTCGCAGGGCGCGAAACCGAAGTGGTTGGGGTGCTGCGCGAACGCATGGCAACCGCGGCCAACGAGTTGCGTTATGAAGAGGCGGCGCGTCTGCGCGATCAGATCCGCGCCATTGAAGCCACTGTCGAGCGGCAGAAGGTTGTAGGTGAGGGCGGCGGGGATCAGGACGTCATTGGTTTGCATCGCGAAGGCGGGGAAATCGAAATCGCTTTGCTGTTTATCCGCGAGGGCAAACTGATCGGTCGGCGCAGCTATCTCCAGCCCTGGTGTCTGGAGGATGATGAGCTTCTGTCCTCATTTCTGCGCGAATACTATGCCCGTGACGTGGTCATTCCCGGACAGGTCCTGGTGCCTTTGGCTTTGAGCGATGCTGCGACCTTGGAAGAATGGCTCAGCGAGCGGCGCGGTCGAAAGGTGCAGATTATCACTCCGCAGCGCGGCGACAAGCTGCACCTGGTGGACCTGGCCGCGCGCAATGCCGCCGAGTCTTTCCGTGAGCGAGGCTCGCGCCGCACGGCACGGCGCGAGGTATTGGCCGACATTCAGGAGCGCCTGCATTTGCAGCGTTTGCCGCAACGTATGGAGTGTTTCGATATTTCCAACGTGCAGGGCAGTCACAGCGTGGGCAGCATGGCGGTGCTCATGGAGGGAGAGCCGGCTCCCGCGGCTTATCGGCGCTTTCGGATTCGCACGGTTGAAGGAGCCGACGACTACGCCTCGCTGCGCGAGGTGCTGCTGCGTCGGCTGCGGCGTGGCTTGGAGGAGGACGAACTGCCTGACTTTATTCTCATCGATGGTGGTCGGGGGCAACTCGGGGTATTGACGGCGGTTCTTGAAGAGTTGGGATTGGAAGGACGCATCGACGCAGCCGGCATTGCCAAGAGCCGGGTGGTGGCCAACATGCAGGGAAAGATGGTGGAACGCAGCGAAGAGCGGCTGTTTGTGCCCGGGCGAAAAAATCCGGTGTTGCTGCGTGGCGGATCACCGACGCTGTTTCTGCTGGAGCGACTGCGTGACGAGGCGCATCGCTTCGCCATCGGCTATCACCGCAAGTTGCGCAGTCGTGCCACTATCCGCTCGGCGCTGGAAAATGTTCCGGGCATTGGCCCTGAGCGGCGCAAAGCCCTGCTCAGTCATTTCGGCAGCGTGCGTAAGTTGCGGCAGGCCGGTTTGGAGGACATCGCGGCCATGCCCGGCCTGCCGCGCTCCGTGGCGGAAGACTTGTATCAGTACCTGAAGGACAGTGACGGAGACTGA